A genome region from Planctomycetaceae bacterium includes the following:
- a CDS encoding NAD(P)H-dependent oxidoreductase subunit E, with the protein MSESLESIVKSVCRSCGNDRARMMDVVRGVQEQTGGVTSEAMDLIAGELSTQRIEVESVVSFYSFLSSRPKGQVVIRLCNDVIDKIKGVDRIAQAFCQELGIEMGQTTPDGRITLEWTACIGMSDQAPACLVNDEVFTRMNTDMAREIAAKLKGGAEYFKLKHELGDGNNADELVHSMVINNIRKAGPIICGCMEPGAAIRNAVAMTPQEVIRDMKTSRLRGRGGAGFPTGMKWDFTRGAQGATKYVLCNADEGEPGTFKDRVILTEQSDLMFEGMTIAGYAIGAREGIVYLRAEYAYLRRLLERTLSERRAKGLLGKNIAGKQGFDFDIRIQMGAGAYICGEETSLISSCEGLRGDPKTRPPFPAQKGYMGCPSTVNNVETFCCAARIMEKGPGWFAQMGSKGSPGTKLLSISGDCMMPGVYEVPFGVKLSEVLEMAGAEDTQAVQVGGPSGQMVGKAEFGRTICYDDLATGGSIMIFGPKRNVLEIANEFMEFFCDESCGYCTPCRVGNVLLEQRLNAILDGKGEPGDIEYLEDLGKTVKLASRCGLGQTSPNPILTTIKNFRGEYEKRLKKPEGEMIRRFNIHEALSDAKAITGRQSTLY; encoded by the coding sequence ATGAGCGAGAGTCTGGAAAGCATCGTCAAAAGCGTCTGCCGTTCTTGCGGCAATGACCGCGCGCGGATGATGGACGTGGTCCGCGGCGTACAGGAACAGACCGGCGGCGTCACCAGCGAGGCCATGGACCTCATCGCCGGCGAGCTGTCGACGCAGCGCATCGAGGTCGAGAGCGTCGTGTCTTTTTACTCGTTCCTGTCCAGCCGCCCCAAAGGCCAGGTCGTCATCCGCCTGTGCAACGACGTCATCGACAAGATCAAAGGCGTCGACCGCATCGCCCAGGCATTCTGCCAGGAACTGGGCATCGAGATGGGCCAGACCACCCCCGACGGGCGCATCACCCTGGAATGGACCGCCTGCATCGGCATGAGCGACCAGGCCCCCGCCTGCCTGGTCAACGACGAGGTGTTCACGAGAATGAACACCGACATGGCCCGCGAGATCGCCGCCAAGCTCAAAGGCGGCGCCGAGTACTTCAAACTCAAGCACGAACTGGGCGACGGAAACAACGCCGACGAACTCGTCCACTCGATGGTCATCAACAATATCCGCAAGGCCGGACCGATCATCTGCGGTTGCATGGAGCCCGGAGCGGCCATTCGCAACGCCGTGGCCATGACGCCCCAGGAAGTCATTCGCGACATGAAGACCTCGCGACTGCGCGGGCGAGGCGGCGCGGGCTTCCCCACCGGGATGAAGTGGGATTTCACGCGAGGGGCCCAAGGGGCGACCAAGTACGTCCTGTGCAACGCCGACGAAGGCGAACCGGGCACTTTCAAGGACCGCGTGATCCTCACCGAGCAGAGCGACCTGATGTTCGAGGGCATGACCATCGCCGGTTACGCCATCGGCGCCCGCGAAGGCATCGTGTATCTGCGGGCCGAGTACGCCTACCTGCGGCGGTTGCTGGAGCGCACCCTCAGCGAGCGCCGGGCCAAGGGGCTGCTGGGCAAGAACATCGCCGGCAAGCAGGGCTTCGACTTCGACATCCGAATCCAGATGGGCGCCGGGGCGTACATCTGCGGCGAGGAGACGTCGCTGATCAGCTCGTGCGAAGGCCTGCGCGGCGACCCCAAGACCCGCCCGCCGTTCCCGGCCCAGAAGGGCTACATGGGCTGCCCCTCGACCGTCAACAACGTCGAGACCTTCTGCTGTGCCGCCCGCATCATGGAAAAGGGTCCGGGCTGGTTCGCCCAGATGGGCTCCAAGGGCTCGCCCGGAACCAAGCTCCTGTCGATCAGCGGCGACTGCATGATGCCCGGCGTCTATGAAGTCCCCTTCGGCGTCAAGCTCTCGGAGGTGCTCGAGATGGCCGGCGCTGAAGACACGCAGGCCGTCCAGGTCGGCGGGCCCAGCGGACAGATGGTCGGCAAGGCCGAGTTCGGCAGAACTATCTGCTACGACGATCTGGCCACCGGCGGCTCGATCATGATCTTCGGCCCCAAGCGCAACGTCCTGGAGATCGCCAACGAGTTCATGGAGTTCTTCTGCGACGAAAGCTGCGGATACTGCACCCCCTGCCGCGTCGGCAACGTGCTGCTCGAGCAGCGCCTCAACGCCATCCTCGACGGAAAAGGCGAACCCGGCGACATCGAGTACCTCGAAGACCTCGGCAAGACCGTCAAACTCGCCAGCCGCTGCGGCCTGGGCCAGACCTCGCCCAACCCGATCCTGACGACCATCAAGAACTTCCGCGGCGAATACGAAAAGCGGCTGAAAAAACCCGAAGGCGAGATGATCCGCCGCTTCAATATTCACGAAGCCCTCAGCGATGCCAAGGCCATCACCGGCCGCCAGTCCACGCTGTATTAA
- a CDS encoding NF038122 family metalloprotease yields MTPVNGFARNVSLSLLVVFAACLPCGHAHANTTFALTYGSGLDSNPAARAAFDQAAANWSALLKDPITVNIHVNLTSLGGTLAVTNSIWHLDDYSSIRDLVSANAGEVNNAREAALLPALPTSAEFSAILPVGWSVGGMSVTLANYHALGGTLDQGKLAGAVALSSDIAWDYNPADGIGAAQFDFVGLAMRQIGHVLGFMSDLDYIDAYLAYTPDYTMPTPLDLFRFAAADAGSPTFDFTSAARYLTPGGSQVFYYGDGVAALSTGYYNGDGAPASLWEAGDMSNLMEPAVAAGQRMTISQQDLIAMDLIGWDVVPEPATLSVLAAGALLLMRRRRS; encoded by the coding sequence ATGACACCCGTGAACGGATTCGCGCGCAACGTTTCATTATCGCTGTTGGTCGTTTTCGCCGCCTGCCTGCCGTGCGGGCACGCCCACGCCAACACCACCTTTGCCCTGACGTATGGCTCCGGGCTGGATTCCAATCCCGCAGCCAGGGCGGCGTTTGACCAGGCCGCGGCCAACTGGTCGGCGTTGCTCAAAGACCCCATCACTGTCAACATTCACGTGAACCTGACGTCGCTGGGCGGTACCCTGGCGGTTACCAATTCGATCTGGCATCTTGATGATTATTCGTCCATTCGCGACTTGGTTTCGGCCAACGCCGGAGAGGTCAACAACGCCCGCGAGGCGGCGTTGCTGCCTGCCTTGCCGACCAGCGCCGAATTTTCAGCTATCTTGCCCGTCGGCTGGAGCGTGGGCGGCATGTCCGTAACGCTAGCCAACTATCATGCCCTGGGCGGGACGTTGGACCAGGGCAAATTGGCCGGCGCGGTCGCGTTGTCGTCGGACATCGCCTGGGACTACAACCCCGCCGATGGCATCGGCGCCGCCCAGTTCGATTTCGTCGGTCTGGCCATGAGGCAGATCGGGCACGTGCTTGGGTTCATGAGCGACCTGGACTACATCGACGCCTACCTGGCGTATACCCCCGACTACACCATGCCGACGCCGCTGGACCTGTTCCGGTTTGCGGCCGCCGATGCGGGGTCGCCCACCTTTGACTTTACCAGCGCGGCGCGATACCTGACGCCCGGGGGCAGCCAGGTGTTCTATTATGGCGACGGCGTCGCGGCGCTATCCACGGGCTACTACAACGGCGATGGGGCGCCGGCGTCATTGTGGGAAGCGGGCGATATGTCCAATCTGATGGAACCGGCCGTGGCCGCCGGTCAACGGATGACTATCAGCCAGCAGGACCTGATCGCGATGGACCTGATCGGCTGGGACGTCGTGCCGGAACCGGCGACGCTGTCCGTGCTGGCGGCAGGTGCATTGCTGTTGATGCGTCGCCGTCGCAGTTGA
- the bioB gene encoding biotin synthase BioB produces MNEQISSIGRRSLSGQPLDRADLTTLAGLWQDHLHDLLYWANQVRTSRFGRAVRLCSIVAGKTGRCSEDCKWCAQASRYKTQCPSHRAAGGEIVEAAKTAHRRGACHIGVVNSGRHPSADDLQTVVEAAAAIGSPEGAGIRCCAALGELTPQQARDLAAAGIVRYNHNLETSRRMFAQVVTTHTFDDRLATLAAARAAGMELCCGGIFGLGETWDDRIDLAMTLRDEVRPHATPLNFLHPIPGTPMGGRTPMSPSEILATIAIFRLAMPDVDLKIAGGRELNLRDLQSWMFYAGGTSCLVGDYLTTKGRGAEEDLKMIADLGLEVVDEFPPRISRRP; encoded by the coding sequence TTGAACGAACAGATTTCATCCATCGGCCGCAGGTCGCTGTCCGGCCAACCGCTCGACCGCGCGGACCTGACGACGCTGGCGGGCCTGTGGCAGGACCATCTGCACGATCTGCTGTACTGGGCCAATCAGGTCCGCACCAGCCGCTTCGGTCGCGCCGTGCGACTCTGCTCGATTGTGGCGGGCAAGACCGGACGCTGCAGTGAAGACTGCAAGTGGTGCGCGCAAGCGTCGCGCTACAAGACTCAGTGCCCGTCGCATCGCGCCGCCGGCGGCGAAATCGTCGAGGCGGCGAAAACCGCCCACCGGCGGGGGGCCTGCCATATCGGCGTGGTGAACTCGGGACGCCACCCGTCCGCCGACGACCTGCAGACGGTCGTCGAGGCCGCCGCGGCGATCGGCTCGCCCGAGGGGGCGGGTATCCGGTGCTGCGCCGCGCTGGGCGAGTTGACCCCCCAACAAGCGCGGGACTTGGCGGCCGCCGGGATCGTTCGGTACAACCACAATCTGGAAACATCGCGGCGGATGTTCGCCCAGGTCGTCACGACCCACACGTTTGACGACCGCCTGGCGACCCTGGCCGCCGCCCGCGCCGCCGGAATGGAACTCTGCTGCGGCGGCATCTTCGGCCTGGGCGAAACCTGGGACGACCGCATCGACCTGGCGATGACCCTTCGTGATGAGGTTCGCCCGCACGCCACGCCGCTGAATTTTCTGCACCCCATCCCCGGCACGCCGATGGGCGGCCGCACGCCCATGAGCCCGTCGGAGATTCTGGCGACCATCGCCATCTTCCGCCTGGCCATGCCCGATGTCGACCTCAAAATTGCCGGCGGACGCGAGCTGAACCTGAGAGACCTCCAGAGCTGGATGTTCTACGCCGGCGGCACGAGCTGCCTGGTGGGCGACTACCTGACGACAAAGGGCCGCGGCGCCGAGGAAGACCTCAAGATGATCGCCGACCTCGGCCTGGAGGTGGTCGACGAATTCCCGCCCCGCATATCACGCCGGCCGTAG
- a CDS encoding hydrogenase maturation protease, producing the protein MSDPQKILLIGFGNPGRLDDGLGPALAQAIEEMALPNVTVDIDYQVSVEHAQAIAGCDRVVFADASTDCPEPFSFTRIEPAEHLSFSSHSLSPAAAMSLAGELFAAKAEGYILAVRGYDFNEFGERLSAAAMDNLAAATAFARTLLSGGDWAQVRPWRCEEPASSATAVNRI; encoded by the coding sequence ATGTCTGATCCGCAAAAGATCCTGCTAATCGGTTTCGGCAACCCCGGCCGTCTTGACGACGGCCTGGGTCCGGCGTTGGCGCAGGCGATCGAAGAGATGGCCCTGCCCAACGTCACCGTCGACATCGACTACCAGGTCAGCGTGGAGCACGCCCAGGCGATCGCCGGCTGCGACCGCGTGGTTTTCGCCGATGCCTCCACCGACTGCCCCGAGCCGTTCTCCTTCACGCGGATCGAGCCCGCCGAGCATCTGAGCTTTTCCAGCCACAGTCTCTCCCCGGCGGCGGCGATGAGCCTGGCCGGGGAACTCTTTGCCGCCAAGGCCGAAGGTTACATCCTGGCCGTTCGAGGGTATGATTTCAACGAGTTCGGCGAGCGTCTCAGTGCGGCCGCCATGGACAACCTGGCCGCGGCGACGGCGTTTGCCCGGACATTGCTGAGCGGCGGCGACTGGGCGCAGGTGCGCCCGTGGCGCTGCGAAGAACCGGCTTCCTCTGCCACTGCTGTAAATAGGATTTAG
- a CDS encoding 2Fe-2S iron-sulfur cluster-binding protein: protein MSQMIQFTIDGVEVTGQTGQTIMQAADAAGIYIPRLCFLKGLSPYGACRVCTVMVNGRPQTACTQPIANDMVVENDTAALLEVRRSIVEMLYVEGNHFCMFCEVSGKCELQALGYRFKMMVPKYPFQYPDREIDASHPDLFIDRSRCVLCARCIRSSKELDGKNAYGFVGRGPSKKIAFNSAEGLAGTEASVDDKAAEACPVGTILKKDTAFRVPYGQRKYDAQPIGSEIEATKPQ from the coding sequence ATGAGCCAGATGATCCAGTTCACGATTGACGGCGTCGAGGTGACCGGCCAGACGGGCCAGACGATCATGCAGGCCGCCGACGCGGCCGGGATCTACATCCCCCGCCTGTGCTTCCTCAAGGGGCTGAGCCCCTACGGCGCCTGCCGCGTCTGCACGGTGATGGTCAACGGGCGCCCGCAGACGGCCTGCACGCAGCCCATCGCTAATGACATGGTCGTCGAGAACGACACCGCTGCGCTGCTGGAAGTCCGCCGCAGCATCGTCGAGATGCTCTACGTCGAGGGCAACCACTTCTGCATGTTCTGCGAAGTCAGCGGAAAGTGCGAACTGCAGGCCCTGGGCTACCGCTTCAAGATGATGGTGCCCAAGTACCCCTTCCAGTATCCCGACCGCGAGATTGACGCCTCGCACCCGGACCTGTTCATCGACCGCAGCCGCTGCGTGCTCTGCGCCCGCTGCATCCGCTCGAGCAAAGAACTCGACGGCAAGAACGCCTACGGGTTCGTCGGGCGCGGACCGAGCAAGAAGATCGCCTTCAACTCCGCCGAGGGTCTGGCCGGCACGGAAGCCTCTGTCGACGACAAGGCCGCCGAGGCCTGCCCCGTCGGCACCATCCTCAAGAAAGACACCGCCTTCCGCGTGCCTTACGGTCAGCGCAAGTACGACGCTCAACCCATCGGATCGGAAATCGAGGCCACCAAGCCCCAGTAA
- a CDS encoding glycine--tRNA ligase has product MADKANQSNELMDKLVALCKRRGFIFQSSEIYGGIGGFWDYGPLGVELKLNLKAAWWEDIVRRRDDVVGLDCSIIMNPKVWEASGHVGGFADPMVDCKQCKSRFRADSIGFVRLLSDTDEVVMETMTESAADLHGDALIAALAESANSKIRRRITQLQEQNRLKVEGPFVAHQNPEKCKCPRCGGELTEARQFNLMFESHAGAVRDEASKVYLRPETAQGIFVNYKNVMDTSRMKVPFGIAQIGKSFRNEINPRNYTFRSREFEQMEIEFFCHPSEADKWYEYWRDARYQWWVRHGLKSEKLRLRNHEKDELAHYARACADVEYEFPFGICELEGIANRTDFDLTQHQKFSGKDLTYFDDETKERFIPYVIEPSGGVDRGVLAFLCEAYAEDQAPDENGQMQTRVVMRFHPRLAPIKVAVFPLVKKDGMPEIAQEIHAACRNAGLSSFYDEKGAVGRRYRRQDEAGTPLCVTVDGQTLQDGTVTVRDRDSLEQIRIPKDQVAAHVRSVIAKN; this is encoded by the coding sequence ATGGCGGATAAAGCCAACCAGAGCAATGAACTGATGGACAAGCTGGTCGCCCTGTGTAAACGCCGGGGATTCATTTTCCAGTCGTCGGAAATCTACGGCGGCATTGGCGGGTTCTGGGACTACGGCCCCCTGGGCGTCGAGCTCAAGCTCAACCTCAAGGCCGCCTGGTGGGAAGACATCGTCCGCCGCCGCGACGACGTGGTCGGCCTCGACTGCTCGATCATCATGAACCCCAAGGTCTGGGAAGCCTCCGGCCACGTCGGCGGGTTCGCCGACCCGATGGTAGACTGCAAGCAATGCAAGAGCCGCTTCCGGGCGGACAGTATCGGCTTTGTGCGGCTGCTCAGCGACACCGACGAAGTGGTGATGGAGACGATGACGGAGTCGGCGGCCGACCTGCATGGCGATGCACTGATTGCAGCGCTGGCCGAGTCTGCCAACTCCAAAATCCGCCGGCGGATCACGCAGCTTCAGGAGCAGAACCGCCTGAAGGTCGAAGGGCCATTCGTTGCCCACCAGAACCCTGAGAAATGCAAATGCCCCCGCTGTGGCGGCGAATTGACCGAGGCGCGGCAGTTCAACCTGATGTTCGAGTCTCACGCTGGCGCTGTGCGGGACGAAGCCAGCAAGGTCTACTTGCGTCCCGAAACTGCACAAGGCATCTTCGTCAACTACAAGAACGTGATGGACACCAGCCGCATGAAGGTGCCCTTCGGCATCGCGCAGATTGGTAAAAGCTTTCGCAACGAGATCAACCCGCGCAACTATACCTTCCGAAGCCGCGAGTTCGAGCAGATGGAAATCGAGTTCTTCTGCCACCCGTCCGAGGCCGACAAGTGGTACGAGTACTGGCGCGATGCACGCTACCAGTGGTGGGTGCGGCACGGACTCAAGAGCGAGAAGCTCCGCCTGCGCAATCACGAGAAGGACGAACTGGCCCATTACGCCCGCGCGTGCGCGGATGTCGAGTACGAGTTCCCATTCGGCATCTGTGAGCTCGAAGGCATCGCCAACCGCACGGACTTCGACCTGACGCAGCACCAGAAGTTCTCGGGCAAGGATCTGACGTACTTCGACGACGAGACGAAGGAGCGGTTCATTCCCTACGTGATCGAGCCCTCCGGCGGCGTCGACCGCGGAGTGCTGGCGTTCCTGTGCGAGGCCTACGCCGAAGACCAGGCCCCGGACGAGAACGGGCAGATGCAGACGCGGGTGGTCATGCGGTTCCATCCGCGGCTGGCGCCGATCAAAGTAGCCGTCTTCCCGCTGGTCAAGAAAGACGGCATGCCCGAGATCGCCCAGGAAATCCACGCCGCGTGTCGCAACGCCGGGCTGTCGAGCTTTTACGACGAGAAGGGCGCCGTCGGCAGGCGGTACCGCCGCCAGGACGAAGCAGGCACGCCGCTGTGCGTCACCGTCGACGGTCAGACGCTGCAGGATGGCACCGTCACCGTTCGCGACCGCGACAGCCTGGAGCAGATCCGCATTCCCAAAGACCAGGTGGCCGCGCACGTGCGCAGCGTGATCGCGAAGAATTAG
- a CDS encoding NF038122 family metalloprotease, with translation MDKSSIRVRMSAVLCLIAAFLAMVAAPVRADEPVIVRMVTSAVEDLGLQEAGDRGLVQNAGATFALTYGSLLNANPQAKAAFNLAAARWAAVLGDDVTIHLTLDLDSTLGANVLGSTSSAKYYWGYTEIRDMMVANAGEVNNAREAVLLPNLPTAAQFSAKVPTGWGLDGYMSFTLANYHALGGTELLTASDGTIKFSSNFAWDYDPSDGIDADKYDFVGVAMHEMGHALGFISHVDWVDYMFTTTNPDYRFIEPTPLDFFRFAAADVAASGFDFTTTARYLAPGGEQVFYFGDGIAELSTGSDYGDGWQASHWKMGSMTNLMEPAVAAGHLMTISPQDLIAMDLIGWQIIPEPATLSLLVAAAMVLLRRRRRV, from the coding sequence ATGGACAAGAGCAGCATCCGTGTGCGCATGTCGGCAGTTCTATGTCTGATTGCAGCATTTCTAGCGATGGTTGCCGCCCCCGTCCGTGCCGACGAGCCTGTCATCGTAAGGATGGTCACCTCTGCCGTTGAAGACCTTGGGCTGCAGGAGGCAGGCGATCGAGGCCTGGTGCAGAACGCCGGGGCTACGTTCGCCTTGACCTATGGTTCTTTGCTCAATGCCAATCCCCAAGCCAAAGCCGCTTTCAATCTCGCGGCTGCCCGTTGGGCTGCGGTGCTGGGCGACGATGTCACTATCCACCTGACGCTGGATCTCGATTCCACGCTGGGGGCCAACGTGCTGGGCTCCACCAGTTCCGCGAAGTATTACTGGGGCTACACGGAAATTCGCGACATGATGGTGGCTAATGCCGGCGAGGTCAATAACGCTCGCGAGGCGGTATTGCTGCCGAATCTTCCCACGGCCGCGCAGTTTTCGGCCAAGGTGCCGACGGGCTGGGGACTCGACGGTTACATGTCGTTTACGTTGGCCAATTATCACGCTCTGGGGGGTACGGAGTTGCTGACGGCCTCGGATGGCACCATCAAGTTCTCGAGCAACTTCGCCTGGGATTACGACCCCAGCGACGGGATCGACGCCGACAAATACGATTTCGTGGGCGTGGCCATGCACGAGATGGGGCACGCGCTGGGCTTCATCAGCCATGTCGATTGGGTCGATTATATGTTCACCACGACCAATCCCGATTACAGGTTCATCGAACCGACGCCGCTGGACTTTTTCCGCTTTGCGGCCGCCGATGTTGCCGCGTCCGGGTTCGACTTCACCACCACCGCGCGATATCTGGCCCCTGGGGGGGAGCAGGTCTTTTACTTCGGCGATGGCATCGCTGAGCTTTCGACCGGTTCGGACTATGGCGATGGATGGCAGGCGTCGCACTGGAAGATGGGGAGTATGACCAACCTGATGGAGCCAGCTGTGGCTGCTGGACACCTGATGACCATCAGCCCGCAGGACCTGATCGCGATGGACCTGATCGGCTGGCAGATAATCCCCGAGCCGGCAACGCTGTCGCTGCTGGTCGCTGCCGCGATGGTCCTGCTGCGGCGGCGTCGGCGGGTCTGA
- a CDS encoding NADP oxidoreductase codes for MAKPKIATCSLAGCFGCHMSILDIDERILQLAELVDFDRSPIDDIKHITGPVDIGLIEGGCCNEENVHTLEEFRKHCKILVTVGECALMGDIPALRNWIPLKECLDEAYLNGPTVHNPSGQIPNDPEIPLLLNKVYPCHEVVKMDYFLPGCPPKADTIWQALVALLTNKPLDLPYELVKYD; via the coding sequence ATGGCAAAACCCAAAATCGCAACATGCTCTCTGGCCGGATGCTTCGGCTGCCACATGTCGATCCTGGACATCGACGAGCGGATCCTGCAACTGGCGGAGCTGGTCGACTTCGACCGCTCGCCCATCGACGACATCAAGCACATCACCGGACCGGTGGACATCGGCTTGATCGAGGGCGGATGCTGCAACGAGGAAAACGTCCACACGCTGGAAGAGTTCCGCAAGCACTGCAAGATCCTCGTCACCGTCGGCGAGTGCGCGCTGATGGGCGACATCCCCGCCCTGCGCAACTGGATCCCGCTCAAGGAGTGCCTCGACGAGGCCTACCTCAACGGCCCCACCGTCCACAACCCCTCAGGCCAGATCCCCAACGATCCGGAGATCCCCCTGCTGCTCAACAAGGTCTATCCCTGCCACGAGGTGGTCAAGATGGACTACTTCCTGCCCGGGTGCCCTCCCAAGGCCGACACCATCTGGCAGGCCCTGGTGGCCCTGCTGACCAACAAGCCCCTGGATCTGCCCTACGAACTGGTCAAGTACGACTAA
- a CDS encoding response regulator — MQDNKHVILYIDDDKDFLDVMRMILEKNGYIMAEAASAEEGLRVYKDIKPDLVIVDLMMEEVDAGTSFVKELRALHNTAPILLLSSVGDDFNRLADYSAMGLDGVLQKPINEAQILTLLKKKLHTA; from the coding sequence ATGCAAGACAACAAGCACGTGATCCTGTACATCGACGACGACAAAGACTTCCTGGATGTCATGCGGATGATCCTGGAGAAGAACGGGTACATCATGGCCGAGGCCGCGTCGGCCGAAGAGGGCCTGCGCGTCTACAAAGACATCAAGCCCGACCTGGTGATCGTCGACTTGATGATGGAAGAAGTCGACGCCGGGACCAGCTTCGTCAAGGAACTGCGCGCCCTGCACAACACGGCGCCCATCCTGCTGCTCAGCTCCGTCGGCGACGACTTCAACCGCCTGGCCGACTACAGCGCCATGGGGCTTGACGGCGTGCTGCAGAAGCCCATCAATGAGGCGCAGATCCTCACGCTGCTGAAAAAGAAGCTGCACACCGCGTAG
- a CDS encoding Ni/Fe hydrogenase subunit alpha, with translation MVSANKNRIVIEPVTRVEGHGKVTLILDDQNKVSQARLHIVEFRGFERFVQGRPFWEIPVMIQRLCGICPVSHHLAAAKAMDRIVGGEKLTPTAEKMRRLMHYGQMFQSHSLHFFHLASPDLLFGFGADVALRNVIAVAAKFPDLAVQGVMMRKYGQEIIKATAGKKIHGTGAIPGGINKNLSIAERDFFLKDLDQMLAWGRGALKVAKDYTVENLDKVKDFGSFESNHLSIVKKNGCMDLYDGNLRAIDAQGKKIFDQVDNQDYAKYIAEEVKNWSYMKFPFIKSLGPEKGWYRVGPLARINACDSIATPEAEAARKEFMAVTNGKPNNITMAYHWARMIENLHSIEKIAELLHDKDLQGTDLIVRGQRRNEAVGIIEAPRGTLFHHYKVNDDDQVTMCNLIVSTTSNNEPMNRAVQGVARDYLSGKEITEGLLNHIEVAIRAYDPCLSCATHAMGKMPLLVELYDSNGTLLDTRTK, from the coding sequence GTGGTCTCTGCCAACAAAAATCGGATAGTCATCGAGCCGGTCACCCGCGTCGAGGGGCACGGCAAGGTCACCCTGATCCTGGACGACCAGAACAAGGTCTCGCAGGCCCGGCTCCACATCGTCGAGTTCCGCGGCTTCGAGCGATTCGTCCAGGGCAGGCCCTTCTGGGAAATCCCCGTCATGATCCAGCGCCTCTGCGGCATCTGCCCGGTGAGCCATCATCTGGCGGCCGCCAAGGCCATGGACCGCATCGTCGGCGGCGAGAAGCTCACCCCCACCGCCGAGAAGATGCGCCGGCTCATGCACTACGGACAGATGTTCCAGTCGCACAGCCTGCACTTCTTCCACCTGGCCAGCCCGGATCTGCTGTTCGGGTTCGGGGCCGATGTGGCGCTGCGCAACGTGATCGCCGTGGCGGCCAAATTCCCCGACTTGGCCGTCCAGGGCGTGATGATGCGCAAGTACGGGCAGGAGATCATCAAGGCCACCGCCGGCAAGAAGATCCACGGCACCGGCGCGATCCCGGGCGGCATCAACAAGAACCTGTCGATCGCCGAGCGGGATTTCTTTCTCAAGGACCTCGACCAGATGCTCGCGTGGGGCCGCGGGGCGCTGAAGGTCGCCAAGGATTACACCGTCGAGAATCTCGACAAGGTCAAAGACTTCGGCTCCTTCGAGTCCAACCACCTGTCCATCGTCAAGAAGAACGGGTGCATGGATTTGTATGACGGCAACCTGCGGGCCATCGACGCCCAGGGAAAGAAGATCTTCGACCAGGTCGACAACCAGGACTACGCCAAGTACATCGCTGAGGAAGTGAAGAACTGGTCCTACATGAAGTTTCCCTTCATCAAGAGCCTCGGTCCGGAAAAAGGCTGGTACCGCGTCGGCCCGCTGGCACGCATCAACGCCTGCGACTCGATCGCCACCCCCGAGGCCGAGGCGGCCCGCAAAGAGTTCATGGCCGTCACCAACGGCAAGCCCAACAACATCACGATGGCGTACCACTGGGCGCGGATGATTGAGAACCTGCACTCGATCGAGAAGATCGCCGAGTTGCTGCACGACAAGGACCTGCAGGGCACGGACCTGATCGTCCGCGGCCAGCGGCGCAATGAGGCCGTGGGCATCATCGAGGCCCCGCGCGGGACGCTGTTCCATCACTACAAGGTCAACGACGACGACCAGGTCACCATGTGCAACCTGATCGTCTCGACCACCAGCAACAACGAGCCGATGAACCGCGCCGTCCAGGGCGTCGCCCGCGATTATCTCAGCGGCAAGGAGATCACTGAAGGCCTGCTCAACCACATCGAAGTGGCGATCCGGGCGTACGATCCCTGCCTGTCCTGCGCAACGCACGCCATGGGCAAGATGCCCCTGCTCGTCGAACTCTACGACAGCAACGGCACGCTACTCGACACGAGAACAAAGTAA